Proteins encoded together in one Halothermothrix orenii H 168 window:
- the kdsA gene encoding 3-deoxy-8-phosphooctulonate synthase codes for MLDKVKKVKLNQDIVFGDSNRPLVLIAGPCVLEEEDRVLKIAETVKEITSRLGIPYVFKSSYDKANRSSIKSFRGPGLEDGLKLLERVKREVGVPLLTDVHEPDQAALAAEVVDIVQIPAFLSRQTDLVVAAGRTGKIVNVKKGQFLAPWDIDRVVEKIESTGNEKILLTERGVSFGYNNLVVDMRSLPRMRETGYPVVFDATHSVQLPGGAGETSGGDRKFVPYLTRAAVGTGVDALFMEVHDNPDVALSDGPNMVPLDQLEGILIKALAIDEIVKGR; via the coding sequence GTGCTGGATAAAGTAAAGAAGGTTAAATTAAATCAAGATATTGTTTTTGGTGATAGCAACAGGCCACTGGTTCTCATCGCCGGTCCCTGTGTTTTAGAAGAGGAAGACCGGGTTTTAAAAATAGCGGAGACGGTTAAGGAGATTACTTCAAGGCTTGGAATTCCATATGTTTTTAAATCATCATATGATAAGGCCAACCGTTCTTCTATAAAATCATTCCGGGGGCCGGGTCTTGAAGATGGCCTGAAGTTGCTGGAGAGGGTCAAAAGAGAAGTTGGAGTACCACTCCTAACCGATGTTCATGAGCCAGACCAGGCTGCTCTGGCGGCTGAAGTGGTTGATATAGTCCAGATTCCGGCCTTTTTGTCACGCCAGACCGATCTGGTGGTTGCTGCCGGAAGGACCGGGAAGATTGTCAATGTCAAGAAAGGCCAATTCCTGGCTCCCTGGGATATCGACAGGGTAGTGGAAAAGATTGAGAGTACCGGAAATGAAAAGATTCTTTTAACAGAGCGGGGAGTCAGTTTCGGTTATAATAACCTGGTAGTCGATATGCGCTCTCTACCCCGGATGAGGGAGACCGGGTATCCAGTAGTTTTTGATGCCACCCATAGTGTCCAGCTGCCAGGGGGTGCCGGTGAGACCTCCGGTGGGGACAGGAAGTTTGTCCCCTATTTAACCAGGGCTGCTGTAGGGACCGGCGTTGATGCCCTCTTTATGGAAGTACATGATAACCCCGATGTAGCTTTAAGTGATGGTCCCAACATGGTTCCCCTTGACCAGCTTGAGGGAATCCTGATAAAAGCCCTGGCCATTGACGAAATTGTTAAAGGCAGGTGA
- the kdsB gene encoding 3-deoxy-manno-octulosonate cytidylyltransferase, with protein sequence MNVIAVIPARFYSSRFPGKPLADIKGKPMIEHVYRRVCRVKGLKEVYVATDDDRIYNTVKDFGGNAVMTSKACSSGTDRVAEVVANLDCDIVVNVQGDEPLLEPLMVEQALKPFAEEKNLNMSTLMKEIGDPGEVENPNVVKVVVDKDGYALYFSRSPIPHPRNSGARYYKHIGLYIYRRKFLMNLTQMEQTELEKVESLEQLRVLENGYKIKVVETEFDSIGVDTPEDIARVEKIMEGCN encoded by the coding sequence ATGAATGTTATAGCGGTAATTCCAGCCCGTTTTTATTCAAGCCGTTTTCCCGGCAAACCACTGGCCGATATTAAAGGAAAACCAATGATTGAACATGTATACCGGCGTGTTTGCCGGGTTAAAGGTCTGAAAGAAGTCTATGTTGCCACTGATGATGACAGGATTTACAATACTGTTAAGGATTTCGGGGGCAATGCAGTTATGACTTCAAAAGCTTGTAGTTCAGGGACTGACCGGGTTGCTGAGGTTGTTGCTAATTTAGACTGTGATATTGTGGTTAATGTCCAGGGTGATGAACCCCTGCTGGAACCACTGATGGTGGAGCAGGCTCTCAAACCCTTTGCAGAGGAGAAAAACCTTAACATGAGTACCCTGATGAAAGAGATCGGGGACCCCGGAGAGGTAGAAAATCCCAATGTGGTTAAGGTAGTAGTTGATAAGGATGGATATGCCCTGTATTTTTCCCGGTCACCGATTCCCCACCCCCGGAACAGTGGGGCCCGGTATTATAAACATATTGGATTATATATATACAGACGCAAATTTTTAATGAATCTGACCCAGATGGAGCAGACAGAACTGGAGAAGGTTGAATCCCTGGAACAGCTCAGGGTTTTAGAAAATGGTTATAAAATTAAAGTTGTGGAGACTGAATTTGACTCGATTGGTGTTGATACTCCTGAAGATATAGCCAGGGTGGAAAAAATTATGGAGGGGTGTAATTAA
- the lpxK gene encoding tetraacyldisaccharide 4'-kinase, giving the protein MRKKLESYLINLIKSGPRSICDKIVLFILSILEKIYNLLILLRRLLYNLNLVKPGEVEARVISVGNITAGGTGKTPLVIYLAKKLAEENRVVVISRGYQSQSEGEEPSVVSDGRNILTDVSEAGDEVYMMATLLGGVPLITGSNRYKAARLASRRFNAEIIILDDGFQHWQLKRDVDIVMIDGLKPFGQGRLIPRGFLREPLSGLKRADFFVISRAHHISREKLQEIKDTLCQYNQNAVVYEATTSSVYLKELSVASLEMKSIIHKKRPLDELKGAKVIAVCGLGNPRSFYRDLEISGAEVIETLSFNDHHQYRPDDFDKIINLARQKAIDIVITTEKDAVKFSRDDIKKFIDHNINLYVLGIEISLKGTVDLAQVINKY; this is encoded by the coding sequence ATGCGAAAAAAACTGGAATCATATTTAATTAATTTAATAAAATCAGGTCCCAGAAGCATTTGTGATAAAATAGTCTTATTTATTTTATCAATACTGGAAAAAATATATAATTTACTGATATTATTGAGAAGACTCCTTTACAATCTGAATCTGGTAAAACCGGGAGAGGTTGAAGCCCGGGTAATCAGTGTTGGAAATATAACGGCAGGGGGAACAGGCAAGACCCCCCTGGTAATTTATCTGGCAAAAAAGCTGGCGGAAGAGAATAGGGTTGTTGTTATAAGCCGGGGTTATCAGTCACAATCAGAAGGTGAAGAACCGTCAGTGGTTTCTGATGGCAGGAATATTTTGACTGATGTTTCTGAAGCCGGGGATGAAGTCTATATGATGGCCACTTTACTTGGTGGTGTTCCCCTGATTACCGGGTCAAACCGTTATAAAGCAGCCCGCCTTGCCAGCCGCCGTTTTAATGCTGAGATTATAATCCTGGATGATGGTTTTCAGCACTGGCAGTTGAAGCGGGATGTTGATATTGTTATGATAGATGGGTTGAAACCCTTTGGCCAGGGCAGGCTAATACCCCGGGGTTTTTTGCGGGAACCCCTGTCAGGTCTTAAAAGGGCTGATTTTTTTGTGATATCACGTGCCCATCATATTTCCCGGGAAAAGTTGCAGGAAATTAAAGATACTTTATGTCAGTATAACCAAAATGCTGTGGTCTATGAAGCTACCACCAGCTCTGTTTATTTAAAGGAGTTATCGGTAGCGAGTCTTGAGATGAAGTCTATTATCCATAAAAAACGCCCACTGGATGAGTTAAAAGGAGCTAAAGTTATAGCGGTATGTGGGCTGGGTAATCCGCGGTCTTTTTACCGTGACCTGGAGATATCAGGGGCAGAGGTCATTGAGACCCTTTCCTTTAATGATCATCACCAGTACAGGCCCGATGATTTTGATAAAATAATAAATCTGGCCCGACAAAAGGCTATAGATATAGTAATTACCACTGAAAAGGATGCTGTTAAATTTAGCAGGGACGATATTAAAAAATTTATTGACCATAATATCAATCTTTATGTCCTGGGAATCGAGATTTCATTAAAAGGGACAGTTGATCTGGCACAGGTAATCAATAAATATTAA
- a CDS encoding lysophospholipid acyltransferase family protein, with product MVHRKLDSFKNRLKFWLISGLALGLNYITNSLTRIKVYGEENLTGIDEKTPVILVFWHGKLWVPAYFFRKRDCVTLASLSNDGEYITRVLEKYGYRVVRGSSSRGGGRALLRLLREAKKGATVLLTPDGPRGPIYRVKPGAILLQEKSDGVIIPVGIAASKKKVFNSWDRFTIPLPGSKVVINYGKPLKLPEGKSVEEKCHLVEENLREVQARARDLVGGS from the coding sequence GTGGTACACCGTAAACTGGATTCATTTAAAAACAGGCTTAAATTCTGGCTAATTTCCGGGCTTGCTCTGGGATTAAATTATATAACGAATTCACTAACCAGAATTAAAGTATATGGTGAAGAAAATCTAACCGGGATAGATGAAAAAACCCCGGTAATCCTGGTTTTCTGGCATGGGAAGTTATGGGTACCGGCCTATTTTTTTAGAAAACGGGATTGTGTTACTTTAGCCAGCTTAAGCAATGATGGTGAATACATTACCCGGGTTTTAGAGAAATATGGATATCGGGTTGTCAGGGGTTCTTCTTCAAGGGGAGGGGGAAGGGCCCTTCTGCGTTTACTCAGAGAGGCAAAAAAAGGGGCAACGGTTCTGTTAACCCCCGATGGCCCCAGGGGGCCTATCTACCGGGTTAAGCCTGGAGCTATTTTGCTCCAGGAAAAAAGCGATGGAGTTATAATCCCAGTTGGAATTGCAGCCAGCAAAAAAAAGGTATTTAATAGCTGGGACAGGTTTACGATACCCCTGCCCGGATCAAAGGTTGTTATAAATTATGGAAAACCCCTTAAATTACCTGAGGGCAAGAGTGTTGAGGAAAAATGCCACCTGGTAGAGGAAAACCTCAGAGAAGTTCAGGCCCGGGCCAGGGATCTGGTAGGTGGTAGCTAA